From the Martelella mediterranea DSM 17316 genome, one window contains:
- a CDS encoding formate dehydrogenase beta subunit, translated as MKPVIFIPCDAAALAVGAEKVASAISEMLAARGLEAEIVRNGSRGLHWLEPMVEVRTGHGRVAYGPVKPADVESLFDAGFLDGAEHPLFLGEARELPFLKRQTRLTFARCGVTDPLSVTDYRHYKGLRGLENAIAMQGADIVQTVTDSGLRGRGGAGFPTGIKWDTVRKAEGAQKYIVCNADEGDSGTFADRMIMEGDPFVLIEGMAIAGIATGATRGYIYTRSEYPHAIQTMRKAIEIARREGILGPSVLGSGHAFDMEMRVGAGAYVCGEETSMLNSLEGKRGVVRAKPPLPALEGLFGRPTVVNNVLSLASIPLILDRGAEYYRDFGIGKSRGTMPIQLAGNIKHGGLFETAFGITLNELIYDIGGGTASGRPVKAVQVGGPLGAYFPTSHFDIPFDYEAFTANNGLIGHAGIVVFDDTADMMKQARFAFEFCAVESCGKCTPCRIGAVRGAEVIDKIAAGAGLAEQKTLLDDLCNTMRLGSLCALGGFTPYPVSSALTHFPEDFGPRPQSRPQPAEAAE; from the coding sequence ATGAAACCTGTGATCTTTATCCCCTGTGATGCCGCTGCCCTTGCCGTTGGCGCCGAAAAGGTGGCCTCGGCGATTTCCGAAATGCTTGCCGCGCGCGGGCTGGAGGCCGAAATCGTGCGCAATGGCTCGCGCGGCCTGCACTGGCTGGAGCCGATGGTGGAAGTGCGCACCGGCCATGGCCGCGTTGCCTATGGCCCGGTGAAGCCTGCCGACGTCGAAAGTCTGTTCGACGCGGGCTTCCTAGACGGCGCAGAGCATCCGCTTTTTCTTGGCGAGGCGCGGGAACTGCCGTTCCTGAAGCGGCAGACGCGGCTGACCTTTGCCCGCTGCGGAGTCACCGATCCGCTATCGGTAACCGATTACCGCCATTACAAGGGGTTGCGCGGTCTGGAAAACGCGATTGCCATGCAAGGCGCGGATATCGTTCAGACCGTCACCGATAGCGGCCTGCGCGGTCGCGGCGGCGCGGGCTTTCCCACCGGCATCAAATGGGACACGGTGCGCAAGGCGGAAGGCGCGCAGAAATATATCGTCTGCAATGCCGATGAGGGCGACAGCGGCACCTTTGCCGACCGGATGATCATGGAGGGCGACCCCTTCGTTCTGATCGAGGGGATGGCGATCGCGGGCATCGCGACGGGCGCGACCAGGGGCTATATCTATACCCGCTCGGAATATCCGCATGCGATCCAAACCATGCGGAAGGCGATCGAGATCGCGCGCCGGGAAGGCATTTTGGGGCCTTCGGTGCTGGGCTCCGGGCATGCTTTCGATATGGAAATGCGCGTCGGGGCAGGCGCCTATGTCTGCGGCGAGGAAACCTCCATGCTCAACAGCCTCGAAGGCAAGCGCGGCGTGGTGCGCGCCAAGCCGCCGCTTCCGGCACTTGAAGGCCTGTTCGGTCGTCCGACCGTGGTCAACAATGTGCTGTCGCTGGCCTCCATCCCGCTGATCCTGGATCGCGGCGCTGAGTATTATCGCGATTTCGGCATCGGCAAGTCGCGCGGCACGATGCCAATCCAGCTTGCCGGGAATATCAAACATGGCGGGCTGTTCGAGACCGCCTTCGGGATCACGCTGAATGAGCTGATCTACGATATCGGCGGCGGCACGGCGAGCGGCCGGCCGGTGAAGGCCGTGCAGGTGGGCGGCCCGCTCGGCGCCTATTTCCCGACGAGCCATTTCGACATCCCCTTCGATTACGAGGCCTTCACCGCCAATAACGGGCTGATCGGCCATGCCGGCATCGTCGTCTTCGACGATACCGCCGATATGATGAAGCAGGCGCGTTTTGCCTTCGAGTTCTGCGCGGTGGAAAGCTGCGGCAAATGCACGCCCTGTCGCATCGGCGCGGTGCGCGGCGCGGAGGTGATCGACAAGATCGCCGCCGGCGCAGGACTGGCCGAGCAAAAGACGCTTCTGGACGATCTCTGCAACACGATGCGGCTTGGCTCGCTCTGCGCGCTAGGCGGGTTCACGCCATATCCCGTTTCAAGCGCGCTGACGCATTTTCCGGAAGACTTCGGTCCGCGTCCCCAATCACGGCCCCAACCGGCAGAAGCAGCGGAGTAG
- a CDS encoding GtrA family protein has protein sequence MTQTPRLANGAPTRSWKGTVATMPLVVEQLLKYGLVGVMNTLITFIVIVLLSYLGFSPVTSNVIGYACGLANSFFFNGRFTFTSTNGRKAVYRFLAGFALAYSINLAALLALTHQGDLPEMVSQAVAMLVYNVCFFLIMKFWIFEKDG, from the coding sequence GTGACACAAACGCCAAGGCTCGCTAATGGTGCGCCGACAAGAAGTTGGAAAGGGACGGTTGCGACGATGCCGCTGGTTGTTGAGCAACTATTAAAGTACGGACTTGTGGGTGTGATGAACACGCTCATCACGTTTATCGTCATCGTGCTTCTGAGCTATCTCGGTTTCTCGCCCGTGACATCCAACGTGATAGGGTATGCCTGCGGGCTGGCGAACAGTTTTTTCTTCAACGGCCGATTTACCTTTACGTCGACGAATGGAAGGAAGGCGGTGTACCGCTTTCTGGCAGGCTTTGCCTTGGCTTATAGCATCAACCTCGCTGCGCTGCTCGCGCTGACGCACCAAGGCGATCTGCCGGAAATGGTGTCGCAGGCCGTTGCGATGTTGGTCTATAATGTTTGTTTCTTCCTGATCATGAAATTCTGGATATTTGAAAAAGATGGCTGA
- a CDS encoding YoaK family protein: protein MSRSLLASALSLNGGYVDTMGFVALHGLFTAHVTGNFVTLGAAIATGTGGLLAKALALPVFCVSVMAARYFARWLVRHERPVVPVLLKLQFALFSAAAVLVFLLPTAANSAGEIITGMTLVVAMAIQNAVHRVHLPDLPPSTLMTGTTTQIMLDVTDLVFGGAIDKEPLKHRLKRLIPALFLFALGCALAALAYRLVGRLCFLVPPIIILLAFYAFRLEDRAENPAT, encoded by the coding sequence ATGTCGCGTTCCCTGCTTGCCTCGGCCCTCAGCCTCAATGGCGGCTATGTCGATACGATGGGCTTCGTGGCGCTCCACGGGCTTTTCACCGCCCATGTCACCGGCAACTTCGTGACGCTGGGCGCAGCGATTGCGACCGGAACCGGCGGCCTGCTGGCAAAGGCGCTGGCGCTGCCGGTCTTCTGCGTTTCGGTCATGGCGGCGCGTTATTTCGCGCGCTGGCTCGTTCGGCATGAGCGCCCGGTGGTTCCCGTGCTCCTGAAGCTTCAGTTCGCCCTGTTTTCGGCGGCGGCCGTGCTGGTGTTCCTGCTGCCGACTGCCGCAAACAGCGCCGGCGAAATCATCACCGGCATGACCCTTGTGGTCGCGATGGCGATCCAGAACGCAGTGCACCGCGTCCACCTCCCCGACCTTCCGCCGTCCACGCTGATGACCGGCACGACGACGCAGATCATGCTGGACGTCACCGACCTCGTCTTCGGGGGCGCGATCGACAAGGAACCGCTGAAACACCGGCTGAAGCGGCTGATACCGGCGCTGTTCCTGTTCGCGCTCGGCTGCGCGCTCGCCGCCCTTGCCTACCGCCTCGTCGGCCGGCTCTGTTTTCTCGTCCCGCCGATCATCATTCTGCTGGCGTTTTATGCCTTCCGACTGGAGGACAGGGCCGAGAACCCGGCGACCTGA
- a CDS encoding glycosyltransferase family 2 protein, protein MADHYSLDVVIPCYNEEENLPHTIPVLNDFLKKLLSREDLGLEQFRIILVDDGSADGTWSQIEAFTHDIGASGLKLSRNYGHQNAMLAGLSIADADVVLTIDSDLQDDINAISEMLKAYQTGADLALGVRRSRGEDRFFKKNTARGYYALMKLMGAQIVPDHADFRLMSQKALKALLTHEETNLFLRGIIPNLGFKSQIIEYDRQSREHGETKYTLKKMLSLAVNGVTSFSAAPLRFVAALGISVFLISMLLAFWFLMERVFVADSTVPGWASIVLPLLWLGGLQIFCMGIIGEYVGKIYLEVKRRPRFIIDEKI, encoded by the coding sequence ATGGCTGATCATTATTCCCTTGATGTAGTGATTCCATGCTACAATGAGGAAGAAAACCTTCCCCACACGATACCGGTCCTCAATGACTTTCTCAAAAAGCTGTTGTCTCGCGAAGATCTGGGGCTGGAGCAGTTCAGGATCATCCTCGTTGATGATGGTAGCGCAGATGGGACATGGTCGCAGATCGAAGCCTTTACGCATGATATAGGTGCCAGCGGTTTGAAGCTGAGCCGCAATTACGGCCATCAGAATGCCATGCTGGCGGGTCTTTCGATTGCTGACGCCGATGTCGTGCTGACGATAGACAGCGATCTTCAGGATGACATCAACGCGATTTCCGAGATGCTCAAGGCATATCAAACCGGTGCCGATCTCGCGCTCGGCGTGCGTCGCTCGCGTGGCGAGGACCGCTTTTTCAAGAAGAACACGGCGAGGGGATATTATGCATTGATGAAGCTGATGGGCGCGCAGATCGTGCCCGATCATGCAGACTTCAGGCTTATGTCACAAAAGGCGTTGAAGGCACTTCTCACGCACGAAGAGACAAACCTGTTTCTCCGGGGCATCATACCCAATCTGGGCTTCAAATCACAGATCATTGAATATGATCGCCAGTCGCGTGAGCACGGCGAAACCAAATATACCCTAAAGAAAATGCTATCGCTCGCCGTCAACGGCGTGACATCATTTTCCGCTGCACCGCTGCGCTTCGTGGCGGCTTTGGGGATCTCCGTGTTCTTGATTTCGATGCTACTTGCCTTCTGGTTTCTGATGGAGCGGGTGTTCGTCGCCGACAGCACGGTTCCCGGGTGGGCTTCAATCGTGCTGCCGCTGTTGTGGCTCGGCGGCCTTCAAATCTTCTGCATGGGGATTATCGGCGAATATGTGGGTAAGATATATCTCGAGGTAAAACGCCGGCCTCGTTTTATCATCGATGAGAAGATATAA
- a CDS encoding formate dehydrogenase subunit gamma, translating to MDLGFEREAVAARTTAIVEDHLQREAPLLPILHDIQSEFGHIPEAALRLISEMLNLSRAEVHGVMSFYHDFRREPAGRHVLKICRAEACQSMGGEALADGLRAALGLDWHETTADGRLTLEPVYCLGLCSCAPAAMLDNALYGRLDEATLRDVVAEAGR from the coding sequence ATGGATCTGGGTTTCGAGCGGGAGGCGGTTGCCGCGCGCACAACCGCGATTGTCGAAGACCATCTGCAGCGCGAAGCGCCGCTGCTGCCGATCCTGCACGATATTCAGAGCGAATTCGGCCATATCCCGGAAGCCGCATTGCGGCTCATCTCTGAGATGCTGAACCTCAGCCGCGCCGAAGTGCATGGCGTGATGAGTTTTTATCATGATTTTCGTCGCGAACCGGCCGGGCGTCACGTGTTGAAGATCTGTCGCGCGGAAGCCTGCCAGTCCATGGGCGGCGAAGCGCTGGCCGATGGCCTGCGCGCGGCCCTTGGCCTAGACTGGCACGAGACGACGGCCGATGGCAGGCTGACGCTTGAGCCGGTCTATTGTCTCGGTCTCTGTTCCTGCGCCCCGGCAGCGATGCTGGATAACGCGCTTTACGGCCGGCTCGATGAAGCAACCCTCAGGGACGTTGTCGCGGAGGCAGGGCGATGA
- the fdhF gene encoding formate dehydrogenase subunit alpha, whose translation MSLIKEIDYGTPASKSEAMVTLTIDGFKITVPEGTSVMRAAMETGIAIPKLCSTDMVDAFGSCRLCLVEIEGRRGTPASCTTPVADGMVVSTQTDQLKTLRRGVMELYISDHPLDCLTCAANGDCELQDMAGAVGLRDVRYGYDGGNHMKTRDGVGEVNARYLPKDESNPYFTYDPSKCIVCSRCVRACEEVQGTFALTIEGRGFESRVSPGSFGDDFLGSECVSCGACVQACPTATLQEKSIIDIGQPEHSLVTTCAYCGVGCSFKAEMRGEELVRMVPYKDGKANHGHSCVKGRFAYGYASHKDRVLNPMIRENIADPWREVSWEEALGFAASRLRRLQADYGRDSIGVITSSRCTNEETYLVQKLARAVFSNNNTDTCARVCHSPTGYGLGQTFGTSAGTQDFDSVEDVDVALVIGANPTDGHPVFASRLKKRLRQGAKLIVIDPRRIDLVRTPHVAASHHLALRPGTNVAVVTALAHVIVTEGLYDEAFIRERCDWDEFQDYAVFAAEPANSPETVEELTGVPAGTVRQAARLYAKGGNAAIYYGLGVTEHSQGSTTVIGLANLAMMTGNIGRRGVGVNPLRGQNNVQGSCDMGSFPHELPGYRHVNNADVRDIFEKAWGVPISDEPGLRIPNMLDAAVDGTFKGLYCQGEDILQSDPDTKHVSAGLAAMECVIVHDIFLNETANYAHVFLPGSTFLEKDGTFTNAERRINRVRKVMSPKAGYADWEVTQLLANAMGGNWSYAHPAEIMAEIAATTPSFANVTYELLDEKGSVQWPCNDETPDGTPIMHIDGFVRGRGRFIRTDYIATDEKTGPRFPLLLTTGRILSQYNVGAQTRRTDNVVWHEEDVLEIHPHDAELRGVKDGDWVKLQSRSGETSLRAKITDRMSPGVVYTTFHHPATQANVITTDFSDWATNCPEYKVTAVQVSPSNGPTDWQEEYESFSRKARRVEAAE comes from the coding sequence ATGTCCCTGATCAAGGAAATCGATTACGGCACGCCGGCTTCGAAATCGGAAGCCATGGTTACGCTCACGATTGACGGCTTCAAGATCACCGTTCCCGAGGGAACATCGGTGATGCGGGCGGCCATGGAAACCGGGATTGCGATCCCCAAGCTGTGCTCCACCGATATGGTCGACGCCTTCGGCTCCTGCCGACTCTGCCTAGTGGAAATCGAGGGGCGGCGCGGCACGCCGGCCTCCTGCACCACGCCGGTTGCCGATGGCATGGTGGTCTCGACCCAGACCGACCAGTTGAAGACGCTGCGCCGCGGGGTGATGGAGCTTTATATCTCCGACCATCCGCTGGATTGCCTGACCTGCGCGGCCAATGGCGATTGCGAACTGCAGGATATGGCCGGCGCTGTGGGCCTGCGCGATGTGCGCTACGGCTATGATGGCGGCAATCACATGAAGACGCGCGACGGCGTTGGCGAGGTCAACGCCCGCTACCTGCCGAAGGATGAAAGCAACCCCTATTTCACCTACGACCCGTCGAAATGCATCGTTTGTTCGCGCTGTGTGCGCGCCTGCGAGGAAGTGCAGGGCACTTTCGCGCTGACGATTGAAGGGCGCGGTTTCGAATCCCGCGTGTCGCCCGGCAGTTTCGGCGACGATTTTCTCGGCTCCGAATGCGTATCCTGCGGCGCCTGCGTTCAGGCCTGCCCGACGGCGACGCTGCAGGAAAAATCGATCATCGACATCGGCCAGCCGGAACACTCGCTCGTCACCACCTGCGCCTATTGCGGCGTTGGCTGTTCGTTCAAGGCGGAAATGCGCGGCGAGGAACTGGTGCGCATGGTGCCCTACAAGGATGGCAAGGCCAATCACGGCCATTCCTGCGTCAAAGGCCGTTTCGCCTATGGCTATGCCAGCCACAAGGACCGCGTTCTGAACCCGATGATCCGCGAGAACATCGCCGACCCCTGGCGCGAGGTCTCATGGGAGGAGGCGCTCGGCTTTGCCGCGTCCAGGCTGCGCCGCCTTCAGGCGGATTACGGACGGGATTCGATCGGCGTCATCACCTCGTCGCGCTGCACCAATGAAGAGACCTATCTGGTGCAAAAGCTTGCCCGCGCGGTCTTCAGCAACAACAATACCGATACCTGCGCCCGCGTCTGCCATTCGCCGACCGGCTACGGGCTTGGCCAGACATTCGGCACATCGGCGGGAACGCAGGATTTCGACAGCGTCGAAGACGTCGATGTCGCGCTTGTCATCGGCGCCAACCCGACCGACGGGCACCCGGTGTTTGCCTCGCGGCTCAAAAAGCGGCTGCGGCAGGGCGCGAAGCTCATCGTCATCGATCCGCGCCGTATCGATCTCGTCAGGACGCCGCATGTGGCGGCAAGCCATCATCTGGCGTTGCGCCCGGGCACCAATGTGGCCGTCGTCACCGCGCTGGCGCATGTGATCGTCACCGAGGGGCTTTACGACGAGGCCTTTATCCGCGAGCGCTGCGATTGGGATGAGTTTCAGGATTATGCGGTCTTCGCCGCCGAACCCGCCAACAGCCCGGAAACCGTAGAAGAACTGACCGGCGTTCCGGCCGGGACCGTTCGCCAAGCGGCACGGCTTTATGCGAAGGGCGGCAATGCGGCGATCTATTATGGCCTCGGCGTCACCGAACATTCGCAGGGCTCGACCACCGTCATCGGCCTCGCCAATCTCGCCATGATGACCGGCAATATCGGCCGCCGCGGCGTCGGCGTGAACCCGTTGCGCGGCCAGAACAATGTTCAGGGCTCCTGCGACATGGGTTCCTTCCCGCACGAGCTTCCCGGCTATCGCCATGTCAACAATGCCGATGTCCGCGATATCTTCGAAAAGGCCTGGGGTGTTCCGATCTCGGACGAGCCGGGCCTGCGCATTCCCAACATGCTGGATGCCGCCGTCGATGGCACCTTCAAGGGGCTTTACTGTCAGGGCGAGGATATTCTGCAATCCGACCCCGACACCAAGCATGTCTCGGCCGGTCTGGCCGCAATGGAATGCGTCATCGTCCACGATATCTTTTTGAACGAAACGGCGAATTACGCGCATGTCTTCCTGCCCGGCTCGACCTTCCTGGAAAAGGACGGCACCTTCACCAATGCCGAACGGCGCATCAACCGGGTGCGCAAGGTGATGTCGCCGAAGGCCGGCTACGCCGACTGGGAGGTGACGCAGCTTCTGGCCAATGCGATGGGCGGCAACTGGTCCTATGCGCATCCCGCCGAGATCATGGCGGAGATTGCCGCGACCACGCCGAGCTTTGCCAATGTCACCTATGAACTGCTGGACGAAAAAGGCTCGGTCCAGTGGCCCTGCAATGACGAGACACCGGACGGCACGCCGATCATGCATATCGATGGCTTCGTGCGCGGCAGGGGACGCTTCATCCGCACCGATTACATTGCGACCGACGAGAAGACCGGACCGCGCTTCCCGCTGCTTCTGACCACAGGACGCATTCTCAGCCAGTACAATGTCGGCGCGCAGACACGGCGCACGGACAATGTCGTCTGGCACGAGGAGGACGTTCTGGAAATCCATCCGCATGACGCGGAGCTTCGCGGCGTGAAGGATGGCGACTGGGTGAAGCTGCAAAGCCGGTCGGGCGAAACCAGCCTGAGGGCGAAAATCACCGATCGGATGTCGCCGGGCGTCGTCTATACCACCTTCCACCATCCGGCCACGCAGGCCAATGTCATCACCACGGATTTCTCCGACTGGGCGACGAACTGCCCGGAATACAAGGTGACGGCCGTTCAGGTTTCGCCCTCCAACGGCCCGACGGACTGGCAGGAGGAATATGAGAGCTTTTCAAGAAAGGCCCGGCGGGTCGAGGCGGCCGAGTAG
- the rpsA gene encoding 30S ribosomal protein S1, producing MTAQTPTRDDFAAMLEESFGANNDLAEGYVAKGLVTGIEKDVAIIDVGLKVEGRVPLKEFGAKGKEGELKVGDEVEVYVERIENALGEAVLSREKARREESWIKLEAKFEAGERVEGLIFNQVKGGFTVDLDGAIAFLPRSQVDIRPIRDVSPLMHTPQPFEILKMDKRRGNIVVSRRTVLEESRAEQRSEIVQNLEEGQVVEGVVKNITDYGAFVDLGGIDGLLHVTDMAWRRVNHPTELLTIGQQVKVQIIRINQETHRISLGMKQLEADPWDGISAKYPEGKKISGTVTNITDYGAFVELEPGIEGLIHISEMSWTKKNVHPGKILSTTQDVDVVVLEVDPAKRRISLGLKQTLENPWEAFSFSNPPGTEVEGEIKNKTEFGLFIGLEGDVDGMVHLSDLDWNRPGEQVIEEYNKGDIVKAVVLDVDIEKERISLGIKQLGKDALTEAAASGDLRKGAVVSCEVIGTNDGGVEVKLVNHDDITAFIRRSDLARDRDDQRPERFSVGQVFDARVTNFSKRDRKVMLSIKALEIAEEKEAVAQFGSSDSGASLGDILGAALKNRDDQ from the coding sequence ATGACTGCACAAACCCCCACGCGCGACGATTTCGCCGCAATGCTGGAAGAATCCTTCGGCGCCAACAATGATCTGGCCGAAGGCTATGTCGCCAAGGGCCTCGTCACGGGCATCGAAAAGGATGTCGCCATCATCGATGTCGGCCTGAAGGTCGAAGGCCGCGTGCCGCTGAAGGAATTTGGCGCCAAGGGCAAGGAAGGCGAACTCAAGGTCGGCGACGAGGTCGAAGTCTATGTCGAGCGCATCGAGAACGCGCTGGGCGAGGCTGTCCTGTCGCGCGAAAAGGCGCGCCGCGAGGAATCGTGGATCAAGCTCGAAGCCAAGTTCGAGGCCGGCGAGCGCGTTGAAGGTCTGATCTTCAACCAGGTCAAGGGCGGCTTCACCGTCGATCTCGACGGCGCGATCGCCTTCCTGCCGCGTTCGCAGGTGGATATCCGTCCGATCCGCGACGTTTCCCCGCTGATGCACACGCCGCAGCCGTTCGAAATCCTGAAGATGGACAAGCGCCGCGGCAACATCGTCGTTTCGCGCCGGACCGTTCTCGAGGAAAGCCGTGCGGAACAGCGTTCGGAAATCGTCCAGAACCTCGAAGAGGGCCAGGTTGTCGAGGGTGTCGTCAAGAACATCACCGATTACGGCGCATTCGTGGATCTCGGCGGCATCGACGGCCTGCTGCACGTCACCGACATGGCATGGCGTCGCGTCAACCATCCGACCGAGCTGCTGACCATCGGTCAGCAGGTCAAGGTTCAGATCATCCGCATCAACCAGGAAACGCATCGCATTTCGCTGGGCATGAAGCAGCTTGAGGCTGACCCGTGGGATGGCATTTCGGCGAAGTATCCGGAAGGCAAGAAGATTTCCGGTACCGTCACGAACATCACCGATTACGGTGCGTTCGTTGAGCTGGAGCCGGGCATTGAAGGCCTGATCCACATCTCGGAAATGTCCTGGACCAAGAAGAACGTACACCCCGGCAAGATCCTGTCGACCACGCAGGACGTCGATGTCGTCGTTCTCGAAGTCGATCCGGCCAAGCGCCGCATCTCGCTCGGTCTCAAGCAGACGCTCGAGAATCCGTGGGAAGCCTTCTCCTTCTCCAACCCGCCCGGCACCGAAGTCGAGGGCGAGATCAAGAACAAGACCGAATTCGGCCTGTTCATCGGTCTCGAAGGCGATGTCGACGGCATGGTGCACCTCTCCGATCTCGACTGGAACCGTCCGGGCGAGCAGGTCATCGAGGAATACAACAAGGGCGATATCGTCAAGGCTGTCGTTCTCGATGTGGACATCGAAAAGGAACGCATCTCGCTCGGCATCAAGCAGCTTGGCAAGGATGCGCTGACGGAAGCGGCCGCTTCCGGCGATCTGCGCAAGGGTGCGGTTGTTTCCTGCGAAGTTATCGGCACCAATGACGGCGGCGTTGAAGTGAAGCTCGTCAACCACGACGACATCACCGCCTTCATCCGCCGTTCGGATCTGGCCCGCGACCGCGACGACCAGCGCCCCGAGCGTTTCTCGGTTGGCCAGGTCTTCGACGCCCGCGTCACCAACTTCTCCAAGCGCGACCGCAAGGTCATGCTGTCGATCAAGGCGCTGGAAATCGCCGAAGAGAAGGAAGCCGTGGCACAGTTCGGTTCGTCCGACAGTGGCGCTTCGCTCGGCGACATCCTGGGCGCGGCTCTCAAGAACCGCGACGACCAGTAA
- a CDS encoding LysR family transcriptional regulator — translation MIEKLEMFITLARERHFGRAAEACGVSQPALSAAIKQLEEQLGVLLVLRGSRYQGLTPEGQRVLEWARRLVADARTMQQELKTIREGLSGHLRVAAIPTALSHVPTLTAPFVASNPGVTVSVLSRSSAEILSLLENLEIDVGITYLENEPVGKATQIPLYRETYCLVTHAETDLGEAKRITWNDVSRLPLCLLTKDMQNRRILDGILAEVSADVAPTLESDSIVTLFAHVQTGLWSTIMPESLATSLANETLKTIPIVDPVAGSEVGLVATHREPYAPLISAFLRQVRHLAEA, via the coding sequence ATGATTGAAAAACTGGAGATGTTCATAACCCTGGCGCGTGAGCGGCATTTCGGGCGCGCGGCGGAAGCCTGCGGCGTTTCGCAACCCGCGCTTTCGGCCGCCATCAAGCAGCTTGAGGAGCAGTTGGGCGTTCTTCTGGTCCTGCGCGGCTCCCGCTATCAGGGGCTGACGCCGGAAGGCCAGCGGGTGCTAGAATGGGCACGACGGCTGGTCGCCGATGCGCGCACCATGCAGCAGGAACTGAAGACCATTCGCGAGGGCCTGAGCGGTCATCTGAGGGTCGCGGCCATACCCACCGCGCTTTCCCATGTCCCGACGCTGACGGCGCCGTTTGTCGCGAGCAATCCCGGCGTTACGGTCTCGGTGCTGTCGCGGTCATCCGCCGAAATCCTGTCGCTTCTTGAAAATCTCGAGATCGACGTCGGCATCACCTATCTCGAAAACGAGCCGGTGGGGAAGGCCACGCAGATCCCGCTCTACCGCGAGACCTATTGCCTTGTGACTCATGCCGAAACGGATCTCGGCGAGGCCAAGCGGATCACATGGAACGACGTCAGCCGCCTGCCGCTCTGTCTTCTGACGAAGGACATGCAGAACCGGCGCATTCTCGATGGCATCCTCGCCGAGGTCTCCGCCGATGTCGCGCCGACGCTGGAATCGGATTCGATCGTCACCCTCTTTGCCCATGTGCAGACCGGGCTGTGGTCGACCATCATGCCGGAAAGCCTGGCTACGAGCCTTGCAAACGAGACCCTGAAGACCATACCGATCGTCGACCCCGTGGCCGGGTCAGAGGTTGGCCTCGTCGCCACGCATCGCGAGCCCTATGCGCCCTTGATCTCGGCCTTTCTGCGGCAGGTGCGCCATCTGGCCGAGGCATGA
- a CDS encoding formate dehydrogenase subunit delta has translation MAPEKLTHMANQIAAFFRTRPHDEAVAGVADHISKFWEPRMRAQLFEMLQQPGSGFDPLVIEAGDRIRPVAKQG, from the coding sequence ATGGCGCCCGAAAAGCTCACCCACATGGCAAACCAGATTGCCGCCTTTTTCCGCACCCGCCCGCATGACGAGGCGGTGGCCGGCGTGGCCGACCACATCAGCAAGTTCTGGGAACCGCGCATGCGCGCCCAGCTTTTCGAGATGCTGCAACAGCCCGGCAGCGGCTTTGACCCGCTGGTGATCGAAGCCGGCGACCGCATTCGTCCGGTGGCGAAGCAGGGCTGA